The sequence TTCGTACTTACACAAAGGGATGTCAGTGAGACCGGAGTCGGGGCAGAGATGTTCAGTTGGACAGCCAATCTGCCGACCATCGGCTTTGCCCGGGGAGGGACTCACCAGATAGCTCATGCTGCCCATCAGATATTGGTGCAGAGTGGGTGCAAGTTCTTTACCCATTGCCAGGTAGACAAGGTTATCATAGAGAACGGAACCGCCACAGGCATCCGCCTCGCCGATGGTTCTCGGATTGCAGCCAGGAAGCTGGTGGTGAGCACCTTAAACCCAGCCCAACTTTGCTTCGATTTGATAGGCAGAGAGTATCTGGACGACCGGACTGTGCGTCGTGTGGAGGCTTTGGAAAGCGGCTTCCTGTGCTTAATGTGGTACTCCTTTGCTTTGCGTGAGGCTCCTAAGTATGAGGCGGCAGCCTTTAATACTGATATAAAAGAGACCTTCTGGCTCGGGCTGGCAGAGGACGCTGACCCAGAACATATAGCCAGGGAGTGCCACTATCAGAAACTAGGCAGGTTTCCTCCGCTAGAGGACTACTGCCCTGCTATTACGTGCAACAGTCTGGTTGACCCTGCCTATGCACCTGCGGGGATGCATGTTGCCCACAGCGAACAGCTCGGCCTACCCGCCCCTACCTATACCGAGAGGCAATGGCTGGAAATAAAGAGGAAGTATCTTCAGGACCTGCTTGCCGTCTGGCAGAGGCATGCGCCCAATATGACCTGGGACAATATCATCGGCGTGGACACTAACAGTCCCTACGACGCCTTGCGGATGAAGAACCTCGGGCCCAACGGGAACATGGCCGTTCTTGATTGTTCGCTTTACCAGCGTGATGCCAACAGGCCTACCCCTGAGTTGGCCAACCACAGAACTCCTATAAAGAATCTTTATGCTACAGGATCAGCTTGGTCTCCTGGGGGGTGGGCTGCCTCATCGGAATCTTACAATTGCTACAAAATCGTTGCTGGTGACCTGGGGCTGGGCAAGCCGTGGGAGGAGCCGGGGAAAGAGGAACCGGATTCCCTGGTTCAGGAGGTCCGAGCCGTGGGTAAGAGGATACGAGACTTGTTCAAAGCGTAATGGGGCAGGGAACCGTCAGCCATAACCAAAGAAAAACGTAGCTATCCGGTTATGGCGTTGATCAAGCAATCCTACAGCTTGAAGACGATATACACTCCAAATGAGGCATGTACATAGGAGGTCATATCATGATGCCGCTAGAAGGAATCAGAGTCGTAGATTGGTCCGCATGGCAGCAGGGGCCGGTGGCCAGTATGATGTTGGGAGACCTAGGAGCTGATGTGATTAAAATCGAAAATCGTGAAGGTGGCGACCCCGGTCGGGGAATCATCGGTACGGGTGGGAATTCGTTCAATCTCGCCGAGGGCCGCCATGCCTATATCGAAGCGCATAACCGCAATAAACGAGGCATCACGCTGGATGTAAGGAAGGACAAGGGCCGTGAAATAATGTACCAGTTGGTAAAGCAGGCCGATGTCTTTGTCCAGAACTTCCGTCAGGGAGTTGCTGCCCGGTGGGGCCTTGACTATCAAACGCTTTCCGGTATTAATCCACGCCTTGTCTATGCTACAGCTTCGCCCTGGGGGCCTGAAGGACCTGAGAGTAACCGGCGCGGCTACGATTACATGGGCCAAGCACGCTCCGGTTTCATGTCGGCCGTAGGTGAGCCTGATATGCCACCGTTGCTGGCTGCCAGTCCCATCGCTGATCAGATGGGGGCCATTATGCTGGCGTACGGGATCTTGGCGGCGTTATTTGCCCGCGATCGTCTTGGTGTGGGACAGGAAGTCAACGCGTCACTGCTTGGCAGTATGATATGGCTTCAGTGCCTTAGCATCAACACGAGCCTTCTAGCAGGATGGGAGATGCCTCGGCAAGCTAAATCGCAGGTATGGAATCCAGTGTATTGTCACTACAAGTGCTCCGACGGTAAGTGGATAGCATTAGGCCTTCTTCAATCAGACAGATATTGGGCGGATTTCTGCAAGGCGATGGAGCTGGAGAAACTGGAGAACGACCCCCGATTCGAAAACCTGGTTCGGCGGGCTATCAACAGCAAAGAGCTGGTGCCAATCCTGGAATCGCGCTTTGCCTCAAAGCCCAGTGACGAGTGGGTCGAGGTTCTCCAACAAGCAGAGTTGCTATTCTGTCGCGTAAATTCCA is a genomic window of Dehalococcoidia bacterium containing:
- a CDS encoding NAD(P)/FAD-dependent oxidoreductase translates to MPDATYDAVIIGGGTKALFLAMYLIKYGGMSVGIFERRHEVGGCLATEETSAPGFRGNTHATIITPLYYAPLYRDFPKFWEYGAQSDQYLVAEGAVFKNNNTCLTIYSEKHDPTQERTAREIARFSPRDAEKWLKCWELLQSDEAKRVVVDSLFSPAEMRSAPEVLERQMAVYPKLVEAGFEPDSLVLAASYLRCAKEFFESKELQYCIMRFVLTQRDVSETGVGAEMFSWTANLPTIGFARGGTHQIAHAAHQILVQSGCKFFTHCQVDKVIIENGTATGIRLADGSRIAARKLVVSTLNPAQLCFDLIGREYLDDRTVRRVEALESGFLCLMWYSFALREAPKYEAAAFNTDIKETFWLGLAEDADPEHIARECHYQKLGRFPPLEDYCPAITCNSLVDPAYAPAGMHVAHSEQLGLPAPTYTERQWLEIKRKYLQDLLAVWQRHAPNMTWDNIIGVDTNSPYDALRMKNLGPNGNMAVLDCSLYQRDANRPTPELANHRTPIKNLYATGSAWSPGGWAASSESYNCYKIVAGDLGLGKPWEEPGKEEPDSLVQEVRAVGKRIRDLFKA
- a CDS encoding CoA transferase, whose translation is MMPLEGIRVVDWSAWQQGPVASMMLGDLGADVIKIENREGGDPGRGIIGTGGNSFNLAEGRHAYIEAHNRNKRGITLDVRKDKGREIMYQLVKQADVFVQNFRQGVAARWGLDYQTLSGINPRLVYATASPWGPEGPESNRRGYDYMGQARSGFMSAVGEPDMPPLLAASPIADQMGAIMLAYGILAALFARDRLGVGQEVNASLLGSMIWLQCLSINTSLLAGWEMPRQAKSQVWNPVYCHYKCSDGKWIALGLLQSDRYWADFCKAMELEKLENDPRFENLVRRAINSKELVPILESRFASKPSDEWVEVLQQAELLFCRVNSISDLINDPQVTANDYITEHDHPALGKVNMVGFPIHMSETPLSVRMPAPELGQHTEEVLLELGYSWEDIVKLREEEVI